The following are encoded in a window of Oncorhynchus keta strain PuntledgeMale-10-30-2019 chromosome 10, Oket_V2, whole genome shotgun sequence genomic DNA:
- the LOC118388953 gene encoding stathmin-3-like, with product MASTVSAYSDKIKEMSMLSLICSCFHSQPHPNSLYQYGDMEVKSLNKRASGQAFEVILKAPADLSPDRPQPLFSPPKKDLSLEELQQRLEAAEERRKSQEALLLKQLAEKREHEREVLHKALEENNNFSKMAEEKLNYKMEVNKENREAHLNALKQRLREKEIHADEVRRNKELQADLSG from the exons CCTACTCGGACAAGATCAAAGAGATGTCCATGCTGTCTCTGATCTGCTCCTGCTTCCACTCACAACCACATCCCAACAGCCTCTACCAATATGGAG ACATGGAGGTGAAGTCCCTAAACAAGCGGGCATCCGGCCAGGCCTTCGAGGTCATCCTGAAGGCCCCCGCTGACCTCTCTCCTGACAGGCCCCAGCCGCTGTTCTCTCCCCCTAAGAAGGACCTCTCTCTGGAGGAGCTCCAGCAGAGGCTAGAGGctgcggaggagaggaggaag tctcagGAGGCCCTGCTCCTGAAGCAGCTGGCTGAGAAGCGGGAGCATGAGCGAGAGGTGCTCCACAAGGCCCTGGAGGAGAACAACAACTTCAGCAAGATGGCAGAGGAGAAACTCAACTACAAGATGGAGGTCAACAAAGAGAACCGCGAGGCCCACCTGAATGCGCTCAAGCAGAGGCTCCGTGAGAAG GAAATCCATGCCGATGAGGTCCGTAGAAACAAGGAACTCCAAGCTGACCTCTCTGGTTGA